In a single window of the Pyrococcus sp. NA2 genome:
- the trxB gene encoding thioredoxin-disulfide reductase, with protein sequence MFSLGGLGRSTVDESKVWDVIIIGAGPAGYTAAIYAARFGLDTIIITKDLGGNMAITDLIENYPGFPEGISGSELSKRMYEQVRKYGVDVIIDEVVRIDPAECAYYEGPCQFTVKTANGKEYKSKTIIIAVGAEPRKLNVPGEKEFTGRGVSYCATCDGPLFVGKEVIVVGGGNTALQEALYLHSIGVKVTLVHRRDKFRADKILQDRLKEAGIPTILNTVVTEIRGTNKVESVVLKNVKTGETFEKKVDGVFIFIGYEPKTDFVKHLGITDEYGYIKVDMYMRTKVPGIFAAGDITNVFKQIAVAVGQGAIAANSAKEFIESWNGKTIE encoded by the coding sequence ATGTTCAGCCTGGGAGGATTGGGTAGAAGCACGGTTGATGAGAGTAAAGTTTGGGACGTGATAATCATTGGAGCGGGGCCAGCTGGTTATACAGCTGCAATCTACGCAGCGAGATTTGGACTTGACACGATAATTATAACAAAGGATCTCGGTGGGAACATGGCAATAACAGATCTAATAGAGAATTATCCTGGATTTCCAGAGGGCATCAGCGGTTCTGAATTAAGTAAAAGGATGTATGAGCAAGTTAGAAAGTATGGTGTGGATGTCATAATAGATGAAGTTGTTAGGATTGATCCAGCTGAGTGTGCCTACTATGAAGGTCCCTGTCAATTCACCGTAAAAACAGCAAACGGAAAAGAGTATAAGTCGAAGACAATAATAATAGCGGTAGGTGCTGAACCAAGAAAGCTTAATGTTCCTGGAGAGAAGGAATTTACTGGAAGAGGAGTCAGTTACTGTGCAACATGTGATGGCCCTCTCTTCGTTGGTAAAGAGGTTATAGTTGTTGGTGGTGGAAATACGGCTCTTCAAGAAGCACTCTATCTACACAGCATAGGAGTTAAGGTTACCCTAGTTCATAGAAGGGACAAATTCAGGGCCGACAAGATACTCCAAGATAGACTTAAGGAGGCTGGCATACCGACGATATTGAATACAGTTGTCACAGAAATTAGGGGAACCAACAAGGTCGAAAGTGTTGTTCTCAAGAACGTTAAGACGGGAGAAACATTTGAGAAGAAGGTAGATGGCGTGTTCATATTCATAGGATACGAGCCAAAGACAGACTTCGTAAAGCACCTTGGCATAACCGATGAATACGGTTACATAAAGGTGGATATGTACATGAGAACGAAGGTTCCAGGGATATTTGCAGCTGGGGATATAACAAATGTGTTCAAGCAGATTGCAGTTGCGGTAGGTCAAGGAGCAATAGCTGCAAACTCGGCTAAAGAATTCATAGAAAGCTGGAACGGAAAGACAATTGAGTAA
- a CDS encoding prenyltransferase/squalene oxidase repeat-containing protein: MGSKLSRFVNIEKVLEYIERRRHEDGGYCFVSQLADTNIADTYYAIKIYDLLELEVPEKEKTIEFLYNSAQMQTATVGVAMAIEGLMILGARDLAQEKLESLLFKKYNPVEGKFAVGLGGSEEFGTATPLEATYWAMRAINATGYRLDRESVERIIEFVRKFRIGDAYGVTHPTTTMTYQALYTLASLGIKEDTRYFELCEVCGDWGGFTEVPNSLPPYIEPTFYALRGLQLLGKRASCIKAHIKFIRSLQNPNGGFRRSYELGISTFQNTYRALASLDILIRWL, encoded by the coding sequence ATGGGCTCGAAGCTCTCTAGGTTCGTAAATATAGAGAAGGTGCTTGAATATATTGAAAGAAGGAGACATGAGGATGGTGGTTATTGTTTCGTGTCACAGCTAGCTGATACGAATATAGCTGACACATACTATGCAATTAAGATATACGACCTATTAGAGCTGGAGGTTCCAGAGAAGGAGAAGACAATTGAATTCCTTTATAACTCGGCTCAAATGCAGACTGCTACAGTTGGCGTTGCAATGGCAATAGAGGGTCTAATGATCCTTGGAGCTAGAGATTTAGCCCAGGAAAAGCTTGAATCACTCCTATTCAAGAAGTACAATCCAGTGGAAGGTAAATTTGCCGTAGGACTTGGAGGTAGTGAGGAATTTGGAACTGCAACACCATTGGAAGCTACATACTGGGCAATGAGAGCGATAAATGCTACAGGCTACAGATTAGACAGGGAAAGTGTTGAGAGAATAATTGAATTTGTCAGGAAGTTCAGGATTGGCGATGCATATGGTGTGACACATCCAACGACTACAATGACCTATCAAGCCCTGTATACGCTAGCATCACTTGGAATTAAAGAGGATACAAGGTACTTTGAGTTATGCGAGGTATGTGGAGACTGGGGAGGATTTACAGAGGTTCCAAACTCTTTACCTCCCTACATAGAGCCAACGTTCTATGCACTAAGAGGACTACAGTTGCTTGGAAAAAGGGCTTCATGCATTAAAGCTCATATAAAATTCATAAGATCCCTACAAAACCCCAATGGAGGGTTCAGAAGGAGTTATGAACTTGGAATATCCACGTTTCAGAATACGTACAGGGCACTTGCTTCCCTTGATATCCTAATAAGGTGGCTCTAA
- a CDS encoding monovalent cation/H+ antiporter subunit E codes for MSFIAAFVWSYFLWLVLTAGSKGMLWSPQELIAGLLFSAIVGYATRNIIGEKASRFLNPVKWVLFIAYAPVLFWGMTRANLDVAYRVITGKIRPGIVRVPVNLDNDAQYTILGNSITLTPGTLTIEACPEEKALYVHWINIPEGLEWPESSEPVSGPFEKWARRLGE; via the coding sequence ATGTCATTCATTGCAGCATTTGTATGGTCATATTTCCTCTGGCTCGTACTCACGGCCGGAAGTAAGGGCATGCTATGGAGTCCCCAGGAACTAATAGCTGGACTATTGTTCTCTGCAATAGTAGGATATGCAACGAGGAACATAATTGGAGAGAAGGCCAGCAGGTTCCTAAATCCAGTAAAATGGGTGTTATTCATTGCTTACGCTCCTGTCCTGTTCTGGGGAATGACCAGGGCAAATCTAGATGTAGCCTATAGAGTCATAACTGGGAAGATAAGACCAGGTATAGTAAGAGTTCCAGTGAACCTTGACAATGACGCTCAATATACAATTCTAGGAAACTCAATAACATTGACTCCTGGAACGCTGACTATTGAGGCGTGTCCAGAAGAAAAGGCTCTTTATGTTCACTGGATCAACATTCCCGAAGGTTTAGAATGGCCTGAAAGTTCTGAACCAGTTTCAGGACCCTTTGAAAAATGGGCGAGGAGGTTAGGAGAATGA
- the mnhG gene encoding monovalent cation/H(+) antiporter subunit G, which yields MIEYVIMIFLAISVTFNMLGSIALHRFPDVYTRLHGATKCTTFGTIFATFAVILHAIVRLKETGNPKYLQMALHSAVALLALLLTNPVGAHAIAKASHMSGYLPKRAVVDAYLEKRREKRNE from the coding sequence GTGATAGAATACGTGATCATGATATTCCTGGCGATCAGTGTGACCTTTAACATGCTCGGTAGCATAGCTCTTCACAGGTTCCCTGATGTGTATACAAGGCTTCACGGGGCAACTAAATGTACAACATTTGGAACAATATTTGCAACCTTTGCAGTCATACTTCACGCAATAGTGAGGTTGAAAGAGACAGGAAACCCAAAGTATCTCCAGATGGCCCTCCATTCAGCAGTAGCCCTTCTTGCGTTGTTATTAACGAATCCCGTGGGTGCTCATGCAATTGCTAAGGCTTCTCACATGAGCGGTTATCTTCCAAAGAGAGCTGTTGTTGATGCATATTTGGAGAAGAGGAGGGAGAAGAGAAATGAATGA
- a CDS encoding phosphoglycolate phosphatase has protein sequence MKIKAISIDIDGTITYPNRMLHEEALRAIRRAESLGVPIMLVTGNTVQFAEAASILIGTSGPVVAEDGGAISYNKKRYFLTGMDEEWILWSEIRKRFPNAKMSHTMPDRRAGLVLMRETIDVETVRELIKELKLELVAVDSGFAIHVKKPWINKGSGIEKACELLGISPREVAHIGDGENDLDAFKVVGYRIAVAQAPDVLKRNADYVTEKSYGEGGAEAVYHVLEKFGYLK, from the coding sequence TTGAAGATAAAAGCGATTTCCATCGATATAGACGGAACAATAACGTATCCCAATAGGATGCTTCATGAAGAAGCGTTGAGAGCAATTAGAAGAGCTGAATCGTTGGGAGTCCCAATAATGCTGGTTACTGGGAACACGGTACAATTTGCAGAAGCTGCAAGCATATTGATTGGCACCTCAGGTCCAGTAGTTGCTGAAGATGGAGGAGCCATATCCTATAATAAGAAGAGATACTTCTTGACGGGTATGGACGAAGAGTGGATACTTTGGAGTGAGATAAGAAAGAGATTTCCAAATGCAAAAATGAGCCACACAATGCCTGATAGAAGGGCAGGATTGGTTTTAATGAGGGAAACAATAGATGTCGAAACAGTTAGAGAGCTAATTAAAGAATTGAAATTAGAACTAGTTGCCGTTGATTCTGGATTTGCAATCCATGTTAAAAAACCCTGGATAAACAAGGGAAGTGGTATTGAAAAGGCCTGCGAACTTCTGGGAATAAGTCCCAGAGAAGTCGCTCACATAGGGGATGGTGAAAATGATTTAGACGCATTTAAGGTTGTTGGATATAGAATCGCTGTTGCTCAGGCTCCAGATGTTTTAAAGAGAAATGCAGATTACGTAACAGAAAAGAGTTATGGAGAGGGTGGTGCCGAAGCTGTTTACCATGTTCTTGAGAAGTTTGGATATTTAAAATAA
- a CDS encoding monovalent cation/H+ antiporter complex subunit F — protein MMFLYATILIGIAGLIVLLRLLLGPTVSDRVVALDTLNTLVVAAMLLLGAYYERAIYIDIAIVYALLSYIGTLIIAKYLQGGLT, from the coding sequence ATGATGTTCTTATACGCCACAATCCTAATAGGTATAGCCGGATTAATAGTTTTGCTCAGATTACTACTAGGGCCAACGGTTTCAGATAGAGTTGTGGCCCTCGATACTTTAAACACTCTAGTAGTTGCTGCAATGCTTCTTCTTGGTGCTTACTATGAAAGGGCAATCTACATAGACATTGCAATAGTTTATGCTCTGCTCAGTTACATAGGAACACTTATCATAGCCAAATACCTCCAGGGGGGATTAACGTGA
- a CDS encoding acetyl ornithine aminotransferase family protein produces MKLRPNVKEIPGPKAKKVIEEHHKYMATTTNDPNEYFLVIERAEGVYWIDVDGNVILDFSSGIGVMNVGLRNPKVIEAIKRQLDLVLHAAGTDYYNPYQVELAKKLAEIAPGDVERKVFLSNSGTEANEAALKIAKWSTNRKMFIAFIGAFHGRTHGTMPLTASKPVQRSRMFPMMPGVEHVPYPNPYRNPWGIDGYENPDELVNRVIEYIEDYLFDHYVPAEEVAGIFFEPIQGEGGYVVPPRNFFKELKKLADKHGILLIDDEVQMGMGRTGRMWAIEHFDVVPDIITVAKALGGGIPVGATIFRKDLDFGVSGVHSNTFGGNAVAAAAALAVIEELQNGLIENAQKLEPLFRERLEEMKEKYEIIGDVRGLGLAWGVEFVKDRKTKEYAVKERNEIVVEALKRGLALLGCGKSAIRLIPPLIISEEEAKIGLDIFEEAIKVVSERHGYKIH; encoded by the coding sequence ATGAAGCTTAGACCAAACGTTAAGGAGATTCCTGGTCCTAAAGCAAAAAAAGTTATAGAAGAGCACCACAAATACATGGCAACCACAACGAATGATCCAAACGAGTATTTCCTTGTTATAGAGAGAGCAGAAGGAGTTTACTGGATAGACGTTGATGGGAACGTAATTCTTGATTTCTCCTCTGGTATTGGAGTGATGAACGTAGGTCTTAGGAATCCAAAGGTCATCGAGGCTATAAAGAGGCAATTAGACCTTGTCCTTCATGCTGCTGGAACGGATTACTACAACCCTTATCAGGTTGAACTTGCCAAGAAATTAGCTGAAATAGCTCCTGGGGACGTTGAGAGGAAGGTGTTCTTGAGTAACAGCGGTACTGAGGCCAATGAAGCAGCACTTAAGATAGCGAAGTGGTCAACAAACAGGAAGATGTTCATAGCCTTCATAGGGGCATTCCACGGAAGAACCCATGGAACCATGCCTCTTACGGCAAGCAAGCCGGTTCAGAGAAGTAGAATGTTCCCAATGATGCCAGGGGTTGAGCATGTTCCATATCCAAATCCCTATAGGAATCCGTGGGGCATAGATGGTTACGAAAATCCAGATGAACTCGTAAACAGGGTTATCGAGTACATAGAGGATTACCTATTTGACCACTACGTTCCAGCAGAGGAAGTTGCTGGAATATTCTTCGAACCAATTCAGGGTGAAGGAGGTTACGTAGTTCCACCAAGAAACTTCTTCAAGGAGCTCAAGAAGCTCGCTGATAAGCATGGAATACTTCTAATCGACGATGAGGTTCAGATGGGAATGGGAAGAACGGGAAGAATGTGGGCAATTGAGCACTTTGATGTTGTTCCAGACATAATTACGGTAGCTAAGGCTCTTGGCGGAGGAATACCAGTGGGTGCAACGATATTCAGGAAAGATCTGGACTTCGGTGTTAGTGGAGTTCACAGTAACACCTTTGGAGGAAACGCAGTTGCCGCAGCAGCTGCATTGGCCGTAATAGAGGAGCTTCAGAATGGTCTAATAGAGAATGCTCAGAAGCTTGAACCATTGTTCAGGGAGAGACTTGAGGAGATGAAAGAGAAGTACGAGATAATAGGTGATGTCAGAGGGCTTGGCCTTGCATGGGGTGTTGAGTTCGTTAAGGACAGAAAGACCAAGGAGTACGCCGTCAAGGAGAGGAATGAGATCGTTGTTGAGGCCCTTAAGAGAGGACTTGCATTGCTTGGCTGTGGCAAGAGTGCAATAAGGCTCATACCACCACTAATAATTAGCGAGGAAGAAGCAAAGATAGGCCTAGACATATTCGAAGAGGCGATAAAGGTTGTAAGCGAGAGGCATGGCTACAAGATTCATTGA